A genomic region of Mycolicibacterium poriferae contains the following coding sequences:
- the lpdA gene encoding dihydrolipoyl dehydrogenase, which translates to MTHYDVVVLGAGPGGYVAAIRAAQLGLNTAIIEPKYWGGVCLNVGCIPSKALLRNAELAHIFTKEAKTFGISGEASFDYGVAFDRSRKVADGRVAGVHFLMKKNKITEIQGYGKFKDDHTIVVDLNEGETEEVTFDNAIIATGAHTKLVPGTELSENVVTYEEQIMERELPGSIVIAGAGAIGMEFGYVMKNYGVDVTIVEFLPRALPNEDAEISKEIEKQFKKLGVKIMTGTKVESIDDDGKSVTVTVSKDGKSTEIKTDKVMQAIGFVPNVEGFDLDKAGVELTERGGIAIDDYMRTNKPHIYAIGDVTGKLQLAHVAEAMGVVAAETIGGAETLALGDYRMMPRATFCQPQVASFGLTEEQAREEGYDVKVAKFPFTANGKAHGMGDPSGFVKLIADAKYGELIGGHLIGHDVSELLPELTLAQKWDLTSNELARNVHTHPTMSEALQECFHGLAGHMINF; encoded by the coding sequence GTGACCCACTATGACGTCGTCGTTCTCGGAGCCGGTCCCGGCGGGTACGTCGCGGCCATCCGCGCCGCCCAGCTCGGGCTGAACACCGCCATCATCGAACCCAAGTACTGGGGCGGTGTGTGTCTGAATGTCGGGTGTATCCCGTCCAAGGCGCTGCTGCGCAACGCCGAGCTCGCGCACATCTTCACCAAGGAGGCCAAGACCTTCGGCATCAGTGGGGAGGCCAGCTTCGACTACGGCGTGGCCTTCGACCGCAGCCGCAAGGTCGCCGACGGCCGGGTGGCCGGCGTGCACTTCCTGATGAAGAAGAACAAGATCACCGAGATCCAGGGCTACGGCAAGTTCAAAGACGACCACACCATCGTCGTCGATCTCAACGAAGGCGAGACCGAGGAAGTCACCTTCGACAACGCCATCATCGCCACGGGCGCGCACACCAAGCTGGTGCCGGGCACCGAGCTGTCGGAGAACGTGGTCACCTACGAAGAGCAGATCATGGAGCGCGAGCTGCCCGGCTCGATCGTCATCGCCGGCGCCGGCGCGATCGGCATGGAGTTCGGTTACGTCATGAAGAACTACGGCGTGGACGTCACGATCGTCGAGTTCCTGCCGCGCGCGCTGCCCAACGAGGACGCCGAGATCTCCAAGGAGATCGAGAAGCAGTTCAAGAAGCTGGGCGTCAAGATCATGACCGGCACCAAGGTGGAATCGATCGACGACGACGGTAAGTCCGTCACCGTCACCGTGAGCAAGGACGGCAAGTCCACCGAAATCAAGACCGACAAGGTGATGCAGGCCATCGGCTTCGTCCCGAACGTCGAAGGTTTCGACCTGGACAAGGCCGGCGTCGAACTGACCGAGCGCGGCGGCATCGCCATCGACGACTACATGCGCACCAACAAGCCGCACATCTATGCCATTGGCGACGTCACCGGCAAACTGCAGCTCGCCCACGTCGCCGAGGCCATGGGCGTCGTCGCGGCCGAGACCATCGGTGGCGCCGAGACACTCGCGCTGGGCGACTACCGGATGATGCCGCGCGCCACGTTCTGCCAGCCCCAGGTGGCCAGTTTCGGGCTCACCGAGGAGCAGGCCCGCGAGGAGGGCTATGACGTCAAGGTCGCCAAGTTCCCCTTCACCGCCAACGGCAAGGCCCACGGCATGGGCGACCCCAGCGGCTTCGTCAAGCTGATCGCCGACGCCAAGTACGGCGAGCTGATCGGCGGTCACCTGATCGGCCACGACGTGTCCGAGCTGCTGCCGGAGCTGACGCTGGCGCAGAAGTGGGACCTGACGTCCAATGAGCTGGCCCGCAATGTGCACACGCACCCGACCATGTCCGAGGCGCTGCAGGAGTGCTTCCACGGCTTGGCCGGCCACATGATCAACTTCTAA